A stretch of Aedes aegypti strain LVP_AGWG chromosome 2, AaegL5.0 Primary Assembly, whole genome shotgun sequence DNA encodes these proteins:
- the LOC23687782 gene encoding odorant receptor 13a — MEQHLKKIKRIFNGQEYPQTICISYSLNMLTYLGQWNHKDSTRAFKIYFYFISLLFLFHFYALVRDLFETYNDLILFGDNMCVTAGVALVLYKKVYHNYYRENFEEIFGKLQSLSKENDKRITPIRNLLRTYFIQEYILTISTIFLGLSLIVAICGHSFFDLTLPIRAKYPTEVDSVEKLVFFSLFQASVSFFLIEGIVFIDGIGGQVMSQMSLQFHILSLEFRTIGHTLNNDSTCGSGDPNHISMVRQDLHELIQRHQQLIEFGMNVNSLYQPMLMAQLGCSVSMICLTAFEATLTMHDLFLFMRFAVYTLSVLIQILYWCYYGNRVSYMSTMINDAIIECNWLGSDTSFKKDFMLTMMRAQKPFKFKVYGYFPISYDTFIAVLSRSYSFFTLFRTVSK, encoded by the exons ATGGAACAGCACTTGAAGAAAATCAAACGCATCTTCAACGGACAGGAGTATCCGCAAACAATTTGTATTTCTTATTCCTTAAACATGTTAAC ATATTTAGGACAGTGGAACCACAAAGATTCAACGCGagcattcaaaatatatttctaTTTCATTTCATTGTTGTTTCTGTTCCATTTTTATGCCTTAGTAAGAGATCTCTTTGAAACTTATAatgatttgattttatttggAGACAATATGTGCGTGACGGCCGGAGTCGCTTTGGTGCTTTATAAAAAAGTGTATCATAATTACTACAGGGAAAATTTCGAAGAGATATTTGGAAAGCTACAAAGTTTAAGTAAAGAAAATGATAAAAGGATTACTCCTATCCGTAATTTGTTAAGGACATACTTTATACAGGAGTATATTTTGACTATCAGTACGATTTTTCTTGGATTGTCACTAATAGTTGCTATTTGTGGTCAT TCTTTTTTCGATTTAACTTTACCTATTCGAGCAAAGTATCCAACAGAAGTTGATTCCGTAGAGAAGCTTGTATTCTTCTCCTTATTTCAAGCAAGTGTCAGCTTTTTCCTTATCGAGGGAATTGTTTTCATCGACGGGATAGGAGGTCAAGTGATGAGCCAAATGTCACTGCAGTTTCATATACTgtccctggagttcagaacaaTCGGACACACGTTGAATAATGATTCAACTTGTGGTTCTGGAGATCCAAACCACATTTCGATGGTCAGACAAGACCTACATGAGCTAATTCAACGTCATCAACAATTAATAGA ATTCGGTATGAACGTGAACTCGCTCTACCAGCCAATGCTTATGGCACAATTAGGTTGCAGTGTATCTATGATTTGTTTGACAGCTTTCGAAGCCACTTTAACTATGCATGACTTGTTTCTTTTCATGAGATTCGCAGTGTATACTCTTTCTGTTTTGATTCAAATCTTATATTGGTGCTATTATGGAAACAGAGTATCGTACATG TCAACTATGATCAACGATGCAATTATCGAATGTAATTGGCTCGGAAGTGACACAAGCTTCAAAAAGGATTTCATGTTAACGATGATGCGAGCGCAGAAGCCATTCAAGTTCAAGGTATACGGATATTTCCCCATATCATATGATACATTCATAGCG GTTTTAAGTCGGTCGTATTCCTTTTTTACTTTGTTTAGAACGGTTAGCAAATAA